Within Streptomyces sp. SS1-1, the genomic segment ACTGGCTGCTGGACTCGCTGATCGAGTCGATCCCGTCGCTCACCTCCCTGGCCATGGTGATCGTCGGCGCCCTGCGGGTGAACAGCGGGGACATCACCGTCGGCACCCTGGTCAGCTTCGTCAACGTGTTCGCGATGCTGGTGGTACCGGTGCGCACCATCGGCAACGTGCTCGGCGACGTACCGCGCATGCTGGCCGGGTACGCCCGCGTCCGGTCCGTGCTCGACGAGCCGCTGCCCCCGGCGGAGCCGCATCCCCGGCCGCTGCCCGACGGCCCGCTCGACGTGCGGGTCAGCGGCCTGTCCTACCGCTACCAGGGCGGCTCCACCGCGCTGTCCGACGTCAGCTTCCACGTCCCGCCCGGCGCCACGGTGGCCGTCACCGGCGGTACCGGCTCGGGGAAGACGACGCTGCTGCTGGCGCTGGCCGGCCTGCTGCCGGTGCCGGACGGCACCGTGCTGGTGGGCGGCGCCGACCTCGCCCGGATCAGCGCCGCCGACCGGGCGACGGCCGTCGCGGCCGCCTTCCAGGAGCCGTTCCTGTTCGCCGCGTCGCTGGCCGAGAACGTCCTCCTCGACTTCGACGGTCCTCGCGCCGCCGACGACCCCCGCCTGCACGAGGCGCTGCGCCTGGCCCGTGCGACCGGCCTGGTGGACGGCCGGCCCGAGGGGGCCGACACACCCGTCGGGGAGCGGGGCGTCACCCTGTCCGGTGGCGAACGCCAGCGCATCGCGCTCGCCCGGGCCCTGGCCCGCCGGCCGCGCCTGCTCCTGCTCGACGAGGCGACCTCCGCCGTCGACGCCACGACCCGGCAGGAGATCATGACCGGCCTCGCCGACGGCCTGACCTCGACCACGACGATCGTCGTCACCACCAGTGCCGTGACCCTGGCCCTCGCCGACGCCGTCGTCTACCTCGACCAGGGCCGCGTCGCCGGCGTCGGACCGCACACCGACCTGCTGCGGCTCGACGGCTACGACCGGCTGATCCGCGCGTACGAGCGAGAGCAGGTGCAGACATGAGCACGCCCGATCCGGCAGGCCCGGCGGACCCGGAGAGCGTCACCGGGTCGACGACCGCCGTGATCCGGCGCGGGCTGGCGGCCGTCCCCGCGATCCGCCGGGGCCTCGCGGTGACGGTCGTCCTCGCCCTGCTCGGAGGGGCCGGCCGGCTCGCCGTCCCCGTGCTGATCCAGCAGGTGATCGACCGCGGACTCGTCTCCGGGCACATCAGCGGCCGCCGGCTGGCGGGACTCGGCGTCGTCGCGGGGCTGGTGGTCGTGCTGACCGCGGTCGTCAACTGGGCGGGTCTCGCACGGCTCGCCATCGCCAGCGAACGCGCCCTGTACGACCTGCGGGTCCAGGCCTTCACCCATGTGCACCGGCTGAGTGTGGCGTACCACTCCGCGGAGGCGCGCGGGAAGCTGGTGTCCCGGGTCACCTCCGACGTGGAGACCCTCAGCATGTTCCTCCAGTGGGGCGGCATCGCCTGGCTGGTGAACGGCGCCATCATGCTGGCCGCCGTCGCGGGCATGGCCTACTACGACATCTGGCTGACCCTGGTCACGGTGGCGCTGACCGTGCCCCTGCTGCTTCTGGTGCGGACGGTCGTCGCCCGTCTCGGACCCGCGCACACCGCCGTCCGGGTCCGCGTCGCCGACCTGCTGACCGTCATCTCGGAGACCATCCAGGGCGCCGCCGTCATCCGGGCGTACGGCGTGGAGGAGCCGAGTCTGCGCCGGACCTCGGACAGCATCCACCGGTGGCGGGACGCCAAGGCCCGCGCCGGAGTGCTCGGCGGAGTGCTGTTCTCGCTGGCCGACCTGTTCGCCGTGGTGATCGTGGTCGCCGTCGTCGCGGTGGGGCTCGCGATCGGGCCGTCGACCGGCCACAGCGCCGGTGAACTCGTCGCGTTCATCCTGCTGGTGACGCTGTTCCTGGCGCCGATCACCGAGTTCACCCAGGTCATCGACTTCACCCAGAACGCGGTCGCCGGCTGGCGGCGGGTGCTGGCACTGCTCGACATCACCGAGGACGTCCCCGAGCCGGCCGACGGCCACCGGCTGCCGCCCGGACCGCCCGGCGTGGTCGTCGAGCACGTGGGATTCAGCTATCCCGGCGCCGACGCGACGCTGCGCGACGTGTCGTTCGAGGTTCCGGCCGGCCACCAGGTCGTCCTGGTGGGCGCCACCGGCTCCGGCAAGACCACCCTGACGAAACTCATCGCGCGGCTCGCCGACCCCGACAGCGGCCGCATACTGATCGGCGGCGTCGACGTCCGCGAGATCGCCACGGACTCGCTGCGCTCACGGCTCGTGGTGGTCCCCCAGGAGCCGTTCCTCTTCGACACCACGATCGAGGAGAACGTACGGTACGGCCGCCCGTCCGCCACCCGTGACGAGATCGAGCTGGCCTTCCGCGACCTCGGCGCCGAGACGTTCCTCGCCGGCCTGCCGCTCGGCCTCGACACCCCCGTCGGACAACGCGGGGAGAGCCTGTCGGCGGGGGAGCGGCAACTGGTCGCCCTGGCCCGCGCCCATGTGGCCGACCCGGCCTGCCTGATCCTCGACGAGGCGACCTCGGCCGTGGACCCCGAGATCGAGCTGACCCTCATCGAGGCGCTGCGCCGGCTGACCGCGGGACGCACCTCGGTGACCGTGGCGCACCGGCTGGCCGTGGCGCAACGCGCCGACGAGGTCATGGTCCTGGAGGAGGGGAGGCTGGTGGAGCGCGGCCCG encodes:
- a CDS encoding ABC transporter ATP-binding protein, which produces MAKRTTAGRFTRVRRAGALLLDALRAHPGPVIWGLVGSLLYGTGLVAWSVALGELVNHVVIPRFEDDRIAAGTIVAVLLAVAAIGVVQGAAGLLRRWTLVVTRARYDATLREAVVRHYHRLPMTFHQARPTGQKLAHVTTDAEAAAELPARLPDVLGMFVLFLVTASWATAVDPVLALIGGAMVPALLLVNSVYQRQVEAPARAVQERLGRVTEVAHESFDGAALVKTLGREGVERERFATEAAALRDAKIRLALRDWLLDSLIESIPSLTSLAMVIVGALRVNSGDITVGTLVSFVNVFAMLVVPVRTIGNVLGDVPRMLAGYARVRSVLDEPLPPAEPHPRPLPDGPLDVRVSGLSYRYQGGSTALSDVSFHVPPGATVAVTGGTGSGKTTLLLALAGLLPVPDGTVLVGGADLARISAADRATAVAAAFQEPFLFAASLAENVLLDFDGPRAADDPRLHEALRLARATGLVDGRPEGADTPVGERGVTLSGGERQRIALARALARRPRLLLLDEATSAVDATTRQEIMTGLADGLTSTTTIVVTTSAVTLALADAVVYLDQGRVAGVGPHTDLLRLDGYDRLIRAYEREQVQT
- a CDS encoding ABC transporter ATP-binding protein; protein product: MSTPDPAGPADPESVTGSTTAVIRRGLAAVPAIRRGLAVTVVLALLGGAGRLAVPVLIQQVIDRGLVSGHISGRRLAGLGVVAGLVVVLTAVVNWAGLARLAIASERALYDLRVQAFTHVHRLSVAYHSAEARGKLVSRVTSDVETLSMFLQWGGIAWLVNGAIMLAAVAGMAYYDIWLTLVTVALTVPLLLLVRTVVARLGPAHTAVRVRVADLLTVISETIQGAAVIRAYGVEEPSLRRTSDSIHRWRDAKARAGVLGGVLFSLADLFAVVIVVAVVAVGLAIGPSTGHSAGELVAFILLVTLFLAPITEFTQVIDFTQNAVAGWRRVLALLDITEDVPEPADGHRLPPGPPGVVVEHVGFSYPGADATLRDVSFEVPAGHQVVLVGATGSGKTTLTKLIARLADPDSGRILIGGVDVREIATDSLRSRLVVVPQEPFLFDTTIEENVRYGRPSATRDEIELAFRDLGAETFLAGLPLGLDTPVGQRGESLSAGERQLVALARAHVADPACLILDEATSAVDPEIELTLIEALRRLTAGRTSVTVAHRLAVAQRADEVMVLEEGRLVERGPHDRLLAADGVYAGLYDDWRRATAGTAHP